The genomic segment GTAAAATCAGATTGGGAAACCGAACTTGCTATCGTGATTGGCAAGAAAGCCTCGTATGTCAGCGAAGACAAGGCCCTTGACCACGTATTTGGTTACGTACTGCACAACGATGTGACGGAACGTGAATTCCAGATCGAAAGAGGTGGCACCTGGGATAAAGGAAAAGGCTGTGACACATTTGCTCCCGTGGGGCCTTTCATCGCTACAAAAGATGAGATTACAGACGTGAACAATCTGAGGATATGGCTTAAGCTGAATGGCGAAATCATGCAGGATGGCAACACCAAAGATTTTATCTACCGCGTTCCCAAACTGGTATCCTATTTAAGTCAGTTTATGTCTTTGCTTCCCGGTGATATCATCTCTACAGGCTCTCCGGCTGGCTCCGGTATGGGCAAATCACCGCAGCGGTTTCTCCGCGACGGCGATGTTATCGAGTATGGTATCGAAGGTTTAGGGTCTGGTCGCCAGAAAGTTGTGGCTTACCCCCAATCCTGACAGCTATAGGACGGTCTTGCAATCTTTCAGAACTTAGCGTCAGTTCTGAAAGATCGCCCGAAGTACTGTTTTTCGTCATTTCATTTTATTTTATCAAGTACATTTATGTACATTTATAGCAGCATCCGCTATCATCAGATAAACTAAGTAAATCCCTGAAGGGTCAATGATTCAACTAAACAACATATCCAAATCATTCAAAGTAAAATCCAAACGGATCGAAGCGTTAAAGGAGCTGTCCTTGTCAATCGGCAAAGGTGAGATATTTGGCGTCATAGGGGCTTCAGGCGCCGGAAAAAGTACGCTGATCCGATGTGTAAATCTTCTGGAGCGACCCGACACAGGCCAGGTAATAATTGAGAATGAAGACCTGATGTCCATGTCATCCAGTGACTTGATGATGAAACGCCGAAAAATCGGAATGATTTTCCAGCACTTTAACCTGCTCTCATCGCGAACCGTTTTTGACAACATCGCGTTTCCCCTGCAACTTGAGGGAAAACCTAAGGCCATTATCCGCCAAAAGGTTTCTGAATTATTACGTTTGGTAGGACTCGAAGATAAGGCAGAGAGCTATCCCGCAAATTTATCAGGCGGGCAAAAGCAACGTGTTGCTATCGCCAGGGCCTTAGCCAATGATCCCGCTATCCTTCTCTGTGATGAGGCAACCAGCGCGCTTGACCCCGCAACAACAAAATCCATCCTTGCGCTGTTAAAAAAAATCAACAAACAATTTGGTCTTACCATTTTGTTGATCACCCATGAAATGGAGGTCATTAAAAACATCTGTGACAGGGTAGCGGTACTCGACAGGGGCCAATTGATTGAAAGTGGTACCGTTGAAACTATTTTCGCAAATCCGCAGAAAAAAATCACACAGGATTTCATCCATTCTTCTTTACAGGTGGATATACCTTTAAATTTCCAGGAACGGTTAAAATCCGAGGGAAATCCTCTCGTCGAAATCTATGTAACGTCTAACGACGAATCCATTGCTTTTATCCGGCACCTCGAACAACACTTTCAGGTCAGGACAAATATTATCACGGCACAGATAGATTATGTCGGCAACATGAAGTTCGGCGTTATGCTGGTCGAACTCTCGGGCCATGGCGACGGTATCGGCAAAAGTCTTTCTTATTTAATCGATAAACATCCACAAACTAAAGTATTGGGTTATGTCTGACCAGGTATTTGATTTACTCCTTGCAGGAACCTGCGAAACATTATTAATGACGTTCCTATCCGGATTTTTTGGCTTTCTGATCGGGCTTCCGCTCGGGATATACCTATTTTTAACCCGTGAACATCAGTTGCTGGAAAACAAAAGCATGCATCAGATTGTTTCGCTCATAGTCAACGTGTTTCGGTCTATTCCATTCATTATCCTTATTGTATGGATGATTCCGTTTACGCGTCAGATTGTAGGAACATCAATAGGTATGTCAGCAGCATTGGTCCCTTTGAGTATTGGCGCAGCCCCTTTCATTGCGAGATTAGTAGAAAACAGTCTACTGGAAATTCCAGGTGGCCTCATCGAAGCCGCCAGAGCTATGGGAGCAAGCAGCAGACAAGTCATAGTTAAGGTATTGCTTCCGGAAGCACTACCCTCATTGATAAACAATGCCACCATAACCCTGATCACGCTGGTAGGCTATTCAGCAATGGGGGGCGCGGTAGGCGCCGGAGGATTGGGACAGATCGGCTATCAATATGGGTATGTGGGATACGACACCTTTATTATGAACGCTGTCCTTATTTTATTAATTTTAATTGTATTCCTGTTACAGTATACAGGTGATTATATAGCAAAAAAAGTAAACCATCGTTAACATTAAATGTGTCATATGAAAAAATTGAACTTAGCATTTGCAGTCTTAGCCTTTAGTCTGATCACTATAGTAGCTTGCAATAACCGGGAGAAGAAGGAAAATACCCTGCGAGTTGGTGTTGTAACAGGACCCGAAAAGGAACTTGCGGAAACAGCTAAGAAAGTCGCAAAAGAAAAGTTCAATCTTAATGTGGAACTTGTATCATTCAATGATTACGTTGTCCCAAACGAAGCACTAAATCAAGGAGATATCGACGTCAATGTCTTTCAGCATCAGCCTTATTTACAGGAGCAATCACGGCAGCGCGGATTTACCAAGCTGACAATCGTGGGCAATACATTTGTTTTTCCTATCGTAGCTTATTCAAAAAAAATCAGGACAATCACGGAGCTTCAGCCGGGAGCAACAGTAGCGATTCCCAATGACCCGACCAATGGGGGGCGGGCGCTATTGCTGCTGCAGCGGGAAGGAATTATTGGACTAAAGGAAAATGTGGGTATACAGCCTAAAGTAACAGATATTGTCACTAATCCCAAACAGATCAAAATTATTGAAATGGAAGCACCGCAGCTTCCAAGAGTACTCGACGATCCGCAAGTCACAATTGCCATCATTAACAATAGTTTTGCCGCTCAGGCAGGACTGGATCCCGACAAAGTGGGCTTATTTACGGAAGACAAAGAATCCCCTTATGTCAATTTAATTGTCGCACGTTCTGACAACAAAAACGATGAGAAAGTTCAGCAATTTATTCAGGCGTACCAGTCTCCCGAAGTTGAGGCCACAGCGAAAAAAGTGTTTAAGAACGGTGCCATCAAAGGCTGGTAAAAAGGCTCGATTCATGATAAAAGCAAACGATGCATGCCCCTGCTGCTCTGGCAGTGCATTTAGTGAATGCTGTCAGCTGATACATCTTTCCCCAGCCAAAGCGCAGACGGCCGAAGCTCTCATGCGCGCACGCTACAGTGCTTTTGCGACTGCGGACATAGACTTCCTATACAACACATATCACCCTACCACGAAGAGATTTCAAAATAAAAATTCCATTCGACAGTGGGCCATGGAAAACAAGTGGATGCAGCTGGTTATTCTTAAATCAACTATTCACACCGTTGAATTTGAAGCACACTACCTAGACGCAAATATGGAGGTACAGGTGCACCATGAAAAATCAACATTCAAGAAACAGGGAGAATTATGGTATTATGTTGACGGGCACTAGTGCTTGTGACAAATAAAAAGTCGGGCTTAACTTTGTGATGTTAGGCCCGACTTTTTTTATGGAGCTCGGTCTTATGGCAGACAGTGTAAGATTACAACAGCTCTTCCGTAGATTCACGGTAAGGTGCCTCCTCATCAAACTCCCCTTCCCATTTGGCGACCACCACTGTGGCGAGGCAATTCCCAATGACGTTCACAGAAGTCCGCGCCATATCCATTAACTCGTCTATTCCCAGGATAGCAGCAATGACAAAGGTCGGCAGACCAAATTGATCTGCAGTAGCAATCAGAATAATCAGCGAAGCGCGTGGTACAGCAGCCACGCCTTTGGACGTGATCATCAGCGTGAATGCGATCATCAGCTGATGACCAAAAGATAAGTGGATTCCCGCTGCCTGAGCAACAAAAATTGCCGCTAAAGACAAATAAAGGGATGTGCCGTCAAGGTTGAAACTGTATCCGGTCGGGATAACAAAAGAAACGATTTTACGAGGTACACCAAATTTCTCCATCGCGCTCATGGCTTTAGGCAATGCTGCATCTGAGCTCGTCGTAGCAAAAGCTATGGATACCGGTTCCTTAATCGCATTGATAAAGCGCCTGACCGGTACTTTGAGATAAAGTGCGACCGGTAATAGCACCAACGTCAGAAAACAGATTAGCGCAAAATACAGGGTTGCCAGCAACATGAACAAGTTTTTTAAAATATCTACCCCTAGGTGACCGACGGTATAGGCCATTGCTGCCCCGACCCCGATTGGAGCAAAATACATGATGATGTTGGTAAACTTGAACATGGTTTCGGACATACTTTCCGTAAAGTCAACAAGCGGTTTGCGTTTTTTTTCGTCCACCATCGCCAATCCTATTCCAAAAAGTACGGAAAAGACAACGATCTGCAGTACCTGATTGTCGGCCACAGATTTTACGATATTCTCGGGAAAGAGGTCTCTGATAAATGAGGTAAATTTATACACCGGATGAACGTGGTCGGGCAGGGATTTTAGCACATGTTCATCGAGGCTCTCTTTAGGCGCAGGCAATTCTTCATGTGGCATATGGGCCACATCCACCCCCACTCCGGCGCGGGTCAGGTTGATCGCTGCCAGACCAATAAAAATGGCACAGGTCGTCGCGCAGAAAAAGTACAACATAGACTTCCAGGCCATGCGGCCTACCTGTTTAAGATCTGAATGTCCTGCAATTCCGTACACGAGCGTCGCAAAAAGAATGGGACCGACTATGGTCTTTACCAACTTTATAAAACCTTTACTTAATGGTTGCAGTGAAATCGCAAGATTTGGAAAATCCAGCCCCACAAATATCCCCATAATCATGCAGGTCAGGATCCAGGTAGTTAGATTTTTCTTATACAGCGCATTCACCACCAAAACGGCGGCCACTATCCAACGAACAGCCATTAGAAACGTGTGTGAAAAGCCTACAATATCAAATTCATATAATACTGCAATGATACAAGCTAATGTGACTGTGATGAGGGTAATCAACCCTATTTTGGTTTTTAACATCTAAAAGATTTTAATGGTCAAAAGAACAAAAATAAAAAAATCCTGTGCTTTCGCAAATATTATTATTCTAAAGGCCCTAGTTCCGCAACAAAATACCGATTTCGTAAAATGAAATACAACGCAAGCAAGCTCTTCAACAGGACGGACATTGCCTCCGCAACGCGGCGGGCAACAGGAATACAGGCGAGAGAAGTGCCAGTCGCTCCGGCGAAATGAAAATAAAGCAAAAAAAAAGCAGGATAAACTTATCCTGCTCTATATCTTAACGGAATACGCGTTTTTATTCCGCGTGCAACCAAGCCTTTTTCGCCAATAACTCATCGTTCGACTCGCGTACATCCTCGTCATCCACACAACAGTCAACCGGACAAACTGCGGCGCACTGCGGCTCGTCATGGAAGCCCACACACTCTGTACATTTATCTGAAACAATATAATAGACTTCATTTGAGATCGCCTCCTGTGGTTCGTTGGCATCAAGCGTAACACCGTCGCCAAAATCGATAATTCCGTTCAGAGCCGTCCCATCCGAAAATTTCCAAGTTACACCAGCATCGTATATTGCATTATTTGGGCACTCCGGTTCGCAAGCACCGCAGTTAATGCATTCGTCTGTAATTTTAATCGCCATTTATAACCTCACAATTATGATAAATAAACTATTTTTGCATTATCAATATGAAAACAAAGTCTGATTTTACAATAAGGCTAGTTGATTCACGTTGATTAATGTTAACAGCACAAATATAATACAAATTTGTGTATTCATCTTTTAAAAATTTAATATTTTGACAAAGCAACAACGAATAAATGCATTTGTAAAACTCGGCCAGCTACTGCAAAACTACCCCCAGGATCTTGTACAGGTGATTGAACAGGCACAGTATAAAAATCCATGGTATACGGTTGGCTACGTCAAAAAGGCTATACAAGCCATTGCCGCCAACTTAACTAATGAAAAATTACAGCACTGGCTATCCGATTATCCCGATATGCAGTCCGAAAAAACAGTAGGTCTCATTCTGGCCGGAAATATTCCGCTAGTCGGATTTCATGATATTCTCTGCGTATTGATCAGCGGCTTCAAAGCGAAAATAAAAGTTTCCTCAGACGACGCAGGCTTAACGACTTGTGTGCTCGCTTTGCTGGCAGACATTGAGCCAGAGGTACGCGCGCGATTCGAGATCGTGGACAAACTTAAAGATTTTGATCTGGTCATTGCCACCGGCTCTGATAATACCTCAAGGTATTTTGACTATTATTTCGGTTCCAAACCACATATTATTCGCCGCAATAGGAACAGCATCGGAGTGATTACTGGTCAGGAAACACCTGAACAATTACGTGATCTGGGGCACGATATTTTTGATTACTTTGGCCTAGGTTGTCGCTCCGTATCTAAAATTTTCATCCCAAAAGATTATGCTGTATCCCAGCTATTTGAAGGGATAGCTGATTTTAAAACGATCAGCGAACATTTTAAGTACAACAATAATTACGATTATAACAAATCTATTTATCTGATCAACGGCGACAAACACTATGACAATGGATTTTTATTGCTAAAGGAAGACACGCGTACAGCATCGCCCCTCGCCGTGCTATATTACGAGGAATACAACAGCCTATCTGAACTCGAAAACGAATTAAATACGCAGCAACAGGCGATCCAATGTGTGGTCTCGGCAATCCCACTGTCCCTTGAGTCGCCTGTCTTCGGCTTCGGCGAAAGCCAGTGCCCCGCCCTAAGCGACTACGCGGATGGCGTAAATACGCTGGATTTTCTTTTTGAAAATCAGTAAACAGTCTCTTAAAATCGGATTCAAGAAATTGCATTAAAAATACTAACTTTGAAATCATGTATATCATAAAAGTAAAAGGCGTAGCCAAAATCCCTGACTATGTGCAGCTGCGGGACGATGCATTCACCTTGCTAGCATATTTCAGAGTGGACCGGCCAGACAAATCTCTCGATAAAATCGGATTGGGGGAAAAGGCTGAATATATCATGCAGCTGGTCAGAGAAATGCCTTTTGGGCAGATTAAAAAATTAGAATTGGAGCTCTCATGATTGAAAATAAAGTAATTACATTAAAGAACGTCGACATCTTCCAACAGAAGCACCTCGTATTATCCAATGTAAATTTAAGCATTGGCAAAGGTGAATTTATCTACTTAATCGGACAGTCCGGCAGCGGAAAAAGTAGTTTATTGAAAATCATTTACGGCGATCTATATATCGGTAGCGGCGAAGGAATGGTCGCTGGCTTCGACTTAAAAAAACTCCACGAAAATGACGTCCCCTTCCTACGTCGGAAATTAGGAATTGTATTTCAGGACTTCCATTTACTATCGGATAGAACGATAGAAAAAAATCTTGAATTTGCGCTCAAGGCGACCGGATGGAAAGATAAGAAGATGATCGACGGACGGATATTGGATGTGCTGGAAAAAGTCGGACTTCGTTCCAAGTTAAAGAAGATGCCACACGAACTTTCTGGTGGGGAGCAGCAGCGGATCGTTATTGCGCGTGCCTTATTGAACAATCCGGAAATTATTCTGGCCGATGAACCTACAGGTAATCTCGATCCAGCCACTTCCGAGGAGATTGTACTGCTGCTGCGGGACATCGCCAATTCAGGAACAGCCATTCTGATGGCCACACACGATTACACAATAATTCGCAATATGCCATCCCGTATTATCAAGACTGGCGATGGAGTACTACAGGATAATGTCAGCATCTAAACGAAAAACTGACAGGACTTAGCAGTAAGCCCCTGGATTCCGACAAATTGTTAGGCTTTTTAAAGAATATCTGACAAGCTGTCGGAATTTTACTGTTTGGCAAAAAGTTTGACCAACCAGAATATAGTAATTTTTGAATCTATTTAGCATTGAAGATATGAATGAGCAAGATAATTATAATGAGGAGAGTCAAAATCAAGTAGAGAATAACCCTTCTGACCAGCAGGAACAAACAGCTGATTCCCCAGAAGAATTAACGATCGAAGAGAAATTGACTGCAGAATTGGCAGAGGCGAAGGATAAGTACATTCGTCTTTCTGCTGAATTTGACAACTATAGAAAACGTACAAGCAAAGAACGTGTTGAATTGATTCAATCAGCCGGAAAGGATGTAATTGCCAAATTATTACCTACGTTGGATGATTTTGACCGTGCGCTGCAGGCAATGCTGACAGCTAGTGATGTGGAAGCTGTAAAAACGGGAATGGAAATTGTCAACAATAAATTAAGACAGACTTTATCACAACTGGGATTAAAAGAAATGGACGCCGTCGGCCAGGCTTTTGATCCAGAATTACAGGAAGCAATTACAACGATTCCAGCACCTACCGAAGATTTAAAGAATAAAGTAGTAGACGTAATCGAAAAAGGATACTATCTGGGTGACAAAGTCATACGTCATGCCAAAGTAGTTATAGGTCAATAATAATAAGGCAATGTCAAAAAGAGATTATTACGATATACTTGGGGTCTCGCGGTCCGCAGACGAGAAGGAGATCAAATCAGCTTATCGCAAACTGGCGATCAAATATCACCCTGACAAAAATCCCGGTGATCATCAGGCTGAGGAAAAGTTTAAGGAAGCTGCAGAGGCCTACGATATCTTGAGCAATCCACAGAAGCGCCAACGCTATGATCAATTTGGCCACGCTGGAAACTCAGCCAGTGGCGGATTTGGTGGCGGAGGCATGAATATGGAGGATATATTCAGCCAGTTTGGCGATATCTTTGGCGGAGGGCATCCCTTCGAAAGCTTCTTTGGTGGTGGAGGCAGCCAGCGCGGCGGCCGCAGAGTAGCGCGTGGAAGCAACTTACGTATTAAAGTAAAGCTGACACTCGAAGAAATTGCCAAGGGAGTTGAAAAGAAAGTAAAGGTGAACAAACAGGTAGTCTGCCATACCTGTGACGGTACCGGTGCAAAAGACAAATCTTCTGTCCATACCTGTAAAACATGTGGCGGATCAGGATCGGTACGCAGAGTGACCAACACCATATTAGGTCAAATGCAGACGACAAGCACCTGTCCTACCTGTAATGGCGAAGGCGTCGAGATTACCGCTAGATGTACAACCTGTAGA from the Sphingobacterium thalpophilum genome contains:
- a CDS encoding fumarylacetoacetate hydrolase family protein; the encoded protein is MKIFRYGAKGSEKAGVILNEKKYDVSAGNFQYNRDFFANPASLERLQRYVNDNSTTLKEISPDERIGTPLETPSKILCVGLNFDDHVKETNLQQAAEPIVFMKSVSAFNGPFDGITLPKNSVKSDWETELAIVIGKKASYVSEDKALDHVFGYVLHNDVTEREFQIERGGTWDKGKGCDTFAPVGPFIATKDEITDVNNLRIWLKLNGEIMQDGNTKDFIYRVPKLVSYLSQFMSLLPGDIISTGSPAGSGMGKSPQRFLRDGDVIEYGIEGLGSGRQKVVAYPQS
- a CDS encoding methionine ABC transporter ATP-binding protein, with the protein product MIQLNNISKSFKVKSKRIEALKELSLSIGKGEIFGVIGASGAGKSTLIRCVNLLERPDTGQVIIENEDLMSMSSSDLMMKRRKIGMIFQHFNLLSSRTVFDNIAFPLQLEGKPKAIIRQKVSELLRLVGLEDKAESYPANLSGGQKQRVAIARALANDPAILLCDEATSALDPATTKSILALLKKINKQFGLTILLITHEMEVIKNICDRVAVLDRGQLIESGTVETIFANPQKKITQDFIHSSLQVDIPLNFQERLKSEGNPLVEIYVTSNDESIAFIRHLEQHFQVRTNIITAQIDYVGNMKFGVMLVELSGHGDGIGKSLSYLIDKHPQTKVLGYV
- the metI gene encoding methionine ABC transporter permease MetI codes for the protein MSDQVFDLLLAGTCETLLMTFLSGFFGFLIGLPLGIYLFLTREHQLLENKSMHQIVSLIVNVFRSIPFIILIVWMIPFTRQIVGTSIGMSAALVPLSIGAAPFIARLVENSLLEIPGGLIEAARAMGASSRQVIVKVLLPEALPSLINNATITLITLVGYSAMGGAVGAGGLGQIGYQYGYVGYDTFIMNAVLILLILIVFLLQYTGDYIAKKVNHR
- the metQ gene encoding methionine ABC transporter substrate-binding lipoprotein MetQ codes for the protein MKKLNLAFAVLAFSLITIVACNNREKKENTLRVGVVTGPEKELAETAKKVAKEKFNLNVELVSFNDYVVPNEALNQGDIDVNVFQHQPYLQEQSRQRGFTKLTIVGNTFVFPIVAYSKKIRTITELQPGATVAIPNDPTNGGRALLLLQREGIIGLKENVGIQPKVTDIVTNPKQIKIIEMEAPQLPRVLDDPQVTIAIINNSFAAQAGLDPDKVGLFTEDKESPYVNLIVARSDNKNDEKVQQFIQAYQSPEVEATAKKVFKNGAIKGW
- a CDS encoding YchJ family protein; amino-acid sequence: MIKANDACPCCSGSAFSECCQLIHLSPAKAQTAEALMRARYSAFATADIDFLYNTYHPTTKRFQNKNSIRQWAMENKWMQLVILKSTIHTVEFEAHYLDANMEVQVHHEKSTFKKQGELWYYVDGH
- a CDS encoding dicarboxylate/amino acid:cation symporter — encoded protein: MLKTKIGLITLITVTLACIIAVLYEFDIVGFSHTFLMAVRWIVAAVLVVNALYKKNLTTWILTCMIMGIFVGLDFPNLAISLQPLSKGFIKLVKTIVGPILFATLVYGIAGHSDLKQVGRMAWKSMLYFFCATTCAIFIGLAAINLTRAGVGVDVAHMPHEELPAPKESLDEHVLKSLPDHVHPVYKFTSFIRDLFPENIVKSVADNQVLQIVVFSVLFGIGLAMVDEKKRKPLVDFTESMSETMFKFTNIIMYFAPIGVGAAMAYTVGHLGVDILKNLFMLLATLYFALICFLTLVLLPVALYLKVPVRRFINAIKEPVSIAFATTSSDAALPKAMSAMEKFGVPRKIVSFVIPTGYSFNLDGTSLYLSLAAIFVAQAAGIHLSFGHQLMIAFTLMITSKGVAAVPRASLIILIATADQFGLPTFVIAAILGIDELMDMARTSVNVIGNCLATVVVAKWEGEFDEEAPYRESTEELL
- a CDS encoding 4Fe-4S dicluster domain-containing protein, which translates into the protein MAIKITDECINCGACEPECPNNAIYDAGVTWKFSDGTALNGIIDFGDGVTLDANEPQEAISNEVYYIVSDKCTECVGFHDEPQCAAVCPVDCCVDDEDVRESNDELLAKKAWLHAE
- a CDS encoding acyl-CoA reductase produces the protein MTKQQRINAFVKLGQLLQNYPQDLVQVIEQAQYKNPWYTVGYVKKAIQAIAANLTNEKLQHWLSDYPDMQSEKTVGLILAGNIPLVGFHDILCVLISGFKAKIKVSSDDAGLTTCVLALLADIEPEVRARFEIVDKLKDFDLVIATGSDNTSRYFDYYFGSKPHIIRRNRNSIGVITGQETPEQLRDLGHDIFDYFGLGCRSVSKIFIPKDYAVSQLFEGIADFKTISEHFKYNNNYDYNKSIYLINGDKHYDNGFLLLKEDTRTASPLAVLYYEEYNSLSELENELNTQQQAIQCVVSAIPLSLESPVFGFGESQCPALSDYADGVNTLDFLFENQ
- a CDS encoding cell division ATP-binding protein FtsE, yielding MIENKVITLKNVDIFQQKHLVLSNVNLSIGKGEFIYLIGQSGSGKSSLLKIIYGDLYIGSGEGMVAGFDLKKLHENDVPFLRRKLGIVFQDFHLLSDRTIEKNLEFALKATGWKDKKMIDGRILDVLEKVGLRSKLKKMPHELSGGEQQRIVIARALLNNPEIILADEPTGNLDPATSEEIVLLLRDIANSGTAILMATHDYTIIRNMPSRIIKTGDGVLQDNVSI
- a CDS encoding nucleotide exchange factor GrpE yields the protein MNEQDNYNEESQNQVENNPSDQQEQTADSPEELTIEEKLTAELAEAKDKYIRLSAEFDNYRKRTSKERVELIQSAGKDVIAKLLPTLDDFDRALQAMLTASDVEAVKTGMEIVNNKLRQTLSQLGLKEMDAVGQAFDPELQEAITTIPAPTEDLKNKVVDVIEKGYYLGDKVIRHAKVVIGQ
- the dnaJ gene encoding molecular chaperone DnaJ; the protein is MSKRDYYDILGVSRSADEKEIKSAYRKLAIKYHPDKNPGDHQAEEKFKEAAEAYDILSNPQKRQRYDQFGHAGNSASGGFGGGGMNMEDIFSQFGDIFGGGHPFESFFGGGGSQRGGRRVARGSNLRIKVKLTLEEIAKGVEKKVKVNKQVVCHTCDGTGAKDKSSVHTCKTCGGSGSVRRVTNTILGQMQTTSTCPTCNGEGVEITARCTTCRGEGLERGEETISINIPAGVSEGMQLSMSGKGNAAPRGGIPGDLIILIEEVPHETLKRDGLNVIYDLYINFVDATLGTSVEVPTIDGKAKIKIEPGTQGGKILRLKGKGIPEVNSYHKGDELVYVNIWTPKAVSSEEKELLNKLKESPNFKPQPGKSEKSFFERIKEYFE